The genomic segment AAAGAACCTCTATTTCTTTTTGCTCTGCCTGGCCTTTTATTAAATGGGAAAGTGTTTCCAATACTTCATCAAGAGTAAATTCTGTAAACTCCAGTTTCATTTTACCAGCTTCAATTTTTGAAAAATCTAAAATATCATTAATTACACCAAGAAGTATCTGGGATGAGACCTTGATTTTAGTTAGATAATCACGCTGGCGCACAGTCAGTTCAGTCTGCATAGCCAGGTATGTAAGCCCTACAATGGCATTTAAAGGAGTCCGTATTTCATGGCTCATTTTGGCTAAAAATTCACTTTTTGCTCTGCTGGCAGCCTCTGCTGCTGTTTTGGCTTGTTTTAAAGCTTTTTCAGCTTCTTTAGTTTCAGTAATATCATGGATAAGTCCTTCCAGGGCAATTATTTTCCCATTTTCATAGACTCCCTGGCCCTGTTCCCAGACCCATTTTTCAAGTCCGTTTTTATCATTTATGCGATAGATAAACCTGAAAGGCTGGCGTTTTTTTAAAGCTTTCTGTACTTCATTCCATATTTTTTCACGATCATCTTCATGAATGATTTCATAAAAAGAGATTTCATTATTATTTATAAATGCTTCAGGCCGATAGCCTGTTAACTGAAAGCATCCTTCGCTTACGAATTCTTTTGTCCAGTGCCTGTCATTACGGCTTCTATAGGTTAATCCTGGAAGATTGCCTACCAGGGTTTTCATGCTGCGCTCCCTTTCCTGCAAAGCCTCTGCAACCCTCTTTCGTTCTTTAATCTCCTGCTGAAGCTGGATATTGGAGCGTGTTAATTCACGGGTTCTTAAATCTACCTGAACTGCAAGGGATTTACTGCGATATTCAACAGCGTTTATACGCAGTCTGTACATAGCTGTAATTATTCCTGTTACAAGGAAAAATATTAATATTATAAACCAGGTTTTCTTCCACCAGGGAGGCATGATAGAGATATTTATTGATGCTTCTTTATTACTCCATATCTGGCTGCTGTTTGCACCTTTTACCCTGAATGTGTATTGACCTGGAGGTAAGTTTGTATAGGTTATAAAATGCCTGGAACCGGAAAACATCCAGTCTTGATCAAATCCTTCCATTTTATATGAATATTGATTTTTTTCAGGGATTGTATAGTCAAGGACTGTAAATTCAAAAGATATAACAGTATCTTTATATGATAATGAAATATTTGAGGTTTCGCTGATAGAGTTTTCCAGGATAGAGCGCCCATCTGAAAGCCTGCCTATGGGAACAGATATGCCGAAAAGCTTGAAATCAGTTAATACAACAGGAAAGCTGTTTGAGTTGTCTTCTATTTTATCAGGAAAAAAGGTGTTAAAGCCATTAACTCCGCCAAAAATCATTTCCCCTGCTTTGGTTTTATGGTATGCAACAGGATAAAATTCTTTATCCTGTATGTTGTGCTGAACATCATAGCAGGTAAATGTATTTAGTTTAATATCGAATTTTGCCAGCCCTTTATTAGTGCTTAACCATAGACAGCCTTTATTGTCTTCCAGGATTCCATAAACAACATTATTGGGAAGTCCTTGTTTTTCTTTATAATGAATAAATTCTTTTGAATCAGAATCTGGATCAAACCTGTTCAATCCATTATAGGTGCCGATCCATAATATACCTGAAGAATCTTCATGAATAGTTAATACTCCGTTATCACTCAATGTTTTTGGATGTTCAGGAATCCTTTGATAATGTTTGTATTTTCTCTGGTCAATGTTAAAAGCAATCAGACCGTTGCCTGTTGCTATATAAAGAATCCCTTTATTATTTTCATGAATATCATAAATAATTCTTTCACTTGAACTTTGAGTATTAAAAAAATCCGGATATTTGATAAATCTGCCTGTTTTTCTGTCAAATTGATTCAGTCCCCCTGAATATGTGCCAATCCAGAGTCTCCCTTTGGTATCTTCATATAAACATCGAATCCGGTCATCTCCCAGGCTGTGAGAATTTTCAGGATCATTTTGATATTGTACGTAGTGATCGTTGTTTAGATCAAATTTAAATAATCCGCTTCCATTTGTTCCAGCCCATAAAAATCCTGAATGATCTTCAATTATGGCAAATACACTGTTTTTACTGAGTCTGGCCGAGTCCTGGAAAATCTGATGATATTTAACAACCTCTCTGGTGTCCCTGTTTATCCTGTTTAATCCTTCATTTGTACCAATCCAGAGATTATTAAAACTGTCTTCACATATAGAGCGTATCCTGTTATTGTTAAAATTGTCAGGATCATTGTGTTTAATGCGAAAGTGTAAAAACCTGGTTCTAAGATTAAGTTTATTAAGCCCGCCTTTATAAGTTCCAATCCACAGAATACCTGATTTATCTTCATACACAGCCCTGATTCTATTATGACTTAAACTTGAAGGTTCAAGATAATCATGCTTAAAATGAACAAATTGCTTTTTTTCAATATCCCATTGATTTAAGCCCCCTCCGTCAGTACCAATCCAGATTCTGCCTTTAGTGTCTGTATATATTGATCTGATGGAATTATGACTTATACTGTAAGGGTTATCTGGATCTGACTTATACCTGGTAAAGGTTTGGGTGTCAGGATTATATGAATTTAATCCATTTAAGGTGCCAATCCAGATATTTTGCAGTTTATCTTCATAAACAGCTCTTATTCTATTATGAGTGAGGCTGTTTATATTATCAGGTTCATGGTAATAGCGGATAAACCTTTTATTTTTCCGGTCAAACCTGTTTAATCCTTCATAGGTTCCAATCCAGAGATTTCCCCGGGAGTCTTCAAACAAGACTCGAACAGAATCATGGCTCAGGGAGTAAGGATCATCAGGATTATGATTATAATGAATAAAGGAATCTGTTTTCCTGTTATACTGGTTTAATCCCTGGTTTGTTCCTATCCAAAGTGTGTTTGAGCTGTCTTCATAAATTGTTCTCACCAGTTTCTGGCTTAAACTGCCTGGATTATTAATATCAGGGATATATTTTTCAAATTTCTCTTTGTTCCTGTCAAACCGGCTCAGTCC from the Desulfonema limicola genome contains:
- a CDS encoding hybrid sensor histidine kinase/response regulator gives rise to the protein MKKSKLPLMIFLLFSLFITILTPAQTLSQTKPLSAHNLKIDNLNIETQSILEQAVRFEHLSIEQGLSQSTVRSMIQDSKGFMWFGTDDGLNRYDGYTFKTYKSDANDPYSLIHNLIWSICEDHMGILWIGTHEGLSRFDRNKEKFEKYIPDINNPGSLSQKLVRTIYEDSSNTLWIGTNQGLNQYNRKTDSFIHYNHNPDDPYSLSHDSVRVLFEDSRGNLWIGTYEGLNRFDRKNKRFIRYYHEPDNINSLTHNRIRAVYEDKLQNIWIGTLNGLNSYNPDTQTFTRYKSDPDNPYSISHNSIRSIYTDTKGRIWIGTDGGGLNQWDIEKKQFVHFKHDYLEPSSLSHNRIRAVYEDKSGILWIGTYKGGLNKLNLRTRFLHFRIKHNDPDNFNNNRIRSICEDSFNNLWIGTNEGLNRINRDTREVVKYHQIFQDSARLSKNSVFAIIEDHSGFLWAGTNGSGLFKFDLNNDHYVQYQNDPENSHSLGDDRIRCLYEDTKGRLWIGTYSGGLNQFDRKTGRFIKYPDFFNTQSSSERIIYDIHENNKGILYIATGNGLIAFNIDQRKYKHYQRIPEHPKTLSDNGVLTIHEDSSGILWIGTYNGLNRFDPDSDSKEFIHYKEKQGLPNNVVYGILEDNKGCLWLSTNKGLAKFDIKLNTFTCYDVQHNIQDKEFYPVAYHKTKAGEMIFGGVNGFNTFFPDKIEDNSNSFPVVLTDFKLFGISVPIGRLSDGRSILENSISETSNISLSYKDTVISFEFTVLDYTIPEKNQYSYKMEGFDQDWMFSGSRHFITYTNLPPGQYTFRVKGANSSQIWSNKEASINISIMPPWWKKTWFIILIFFLVTGIITAMYRLRINAVEYRSKSLAVQVDLRTRELTRSNIQLQQEIKERKRVAEALQERERSMKTLVGNLPGLTYRSRNDRHWTKEFVSEGCFQLTGYRPEAFINNNEISFYEIIHEDDREKIWNEVQKALKKRQPFRFIYRINDKNGLEKWVWEQGQGVYENGKIIALEGLIHDITETKEAEKALKQAKTAAEAASRAKSEFLAKMSHEIRTPLNAIVGLTYLAMQTELTVRQRDYLTKIKVSSQILLGVINDILDFSKIEAGKMKLEFTEFTLDEVLETLSHLIKGQAEQKEIEVLFSVDENVPQFLTGDPLRLGQILVNLTGNAVKFTQSGEIIVSVKPADKQDWSSGLIKLLFSVKDTGIGIPPEKISLLFEPFAQADGSTTRQFGGTGLGLSICRRLVEMMGGEINVKSTPGQGSIFSFTAEFGMVYEEEKYWALPSYLEGAKVLLVDDNQSSLKILQAMFLSFSFAPTLSYSGNNAVSILENNTGENSFKLVCLDWKMPGMDGYETLKLIKENPRIKNKPKIIMISGYGETMLENPDNKGVDAILIKPVSRTVLFNTIIEIFDKKNIKKHIHVRQDAIQIFENLSKAKILIVEDNKINQQVARELLESAGITVEIAENGRKAIEAVQNSCFDLILMDVQMPEMDGYEATKAIRNMNSQASKIPVIAMTAHAMARELENCLNAGMDDYVSKPIDPDKMFLVLNKWIDKKILKTDTMTLELPIKSSSHISNDLPGIDKKSGLKRVAGNWKLYKKMLKEFYADYSDTGRSIEKWVKNGDFEKIARLAHTIKGLSGNMGADNLYKAADELELAIRNKEFDEYIEYIDKFEKSLDQVLKSVKCINSPDQAADTLDQCRIIDFQKINNILQNLQKTLKEGDSEALDYAEQLKTAARGTGQIDNINYMAEQINNFDFDDALNTLADIKISINNYDQKRI